Proteins encoded in a region of the Candidatus Nanosynbacter sp. HMT-352 genome:
- a CDS encoding YajQ family cyclic di-GMP-binding protein: MASFSFDIVSEIDKAEMNNVFMQAEKEIQGRYDFKGTSAGIDWLDDKKGLKITGDNDWQVDAVLDIVRKRLAGRGQSSKVLDLSKEKVASNLKTTWEIPFKQGLDQSTAKQIAADIRANAPKAKPQIQGDLVRVTSTSKDELQKVISLLRESDYDTPLQFVNYR; encoded by the coding sequence ATGGCGAGTTTTTCGTTTGATATTGTGTCAGAAATTGACAAGGCTGAAATGAATAATGTTTTCATGCAGGCTGAAAAAGAAATCCAAGGGCGTTATGATTTTAAGGGGACAAGCGCTGGAATTGATTGGTTGGATGATAAAAAAGGTCTGAAAATTACCGGAGATAATGATTGGCAAGTTGATGCTGTTCTGGATATCGTGCGCAAGAGATTGGCGGGACGTGGTCAATCAAGTAAAGTCCTGGATTTATCAAAAGAGAAAGTTGCTTCGAACTTAAAGACGACTTGGGAAATTCCGTTCAAGCAAGGCCTCGATCAGTCGACAGCGAAGCAGATTGCTGCTGATATTCGTGCTAATGCACCGAAAGCTAAGCCGCAAATTCAGGGTGACCTCGTTCGTGTTACCTCTACATCGAAAGATGAGCTGCAAAAAGTTATTAGTTTATTGCGGGAAAGTGATTATGACACACCTTTGCAATTTGTAAATTATCGTTAG
- the fusA gene encoding elongation factor G, which yields MAETHVPLKNFRNIGIIAHIDAGKTTTTEGILYRTGLTHKIGVVRGEGDGATTDWMAQEKERGITITSAAVTCFWKDHKINIIDTPGHIDFTAEVERSLRVLDGAVTVFDGKMGVEAQSETVWRQANKYGVPRICFVNKINQTGGDFYKSLESIHNRLSKQAFPVHLPIGFEKTINGVVDLIDMKAYTYDDYTDHELKVGEIPADMLEKAKNARSLLVENAVEADDELMMKFLDQGEDAITVDELKMALRKRVLAGDFYLVTGGDGRGVIVEKLLDLMVDFLPSPLDVDEIWGKNPKTGDEVSRKPSDKEPLSALAFKIAADPFVGKLIFVRVYSGVLTSGSYVLNTTTGEKERIGRIVRMFADKREEISKVEAGDIAAVVGLKSTATGNTLADVAHPIALESIEFPEPPVSIAVEPKSKADQEKMALALQRLAEEDPTFRIHTDEETGQTIMSGMGELHLDILIDRMKREFKVEANIGEPQVAFRESIKGRSEVQGKHAKQSGGRGQYGDVWVRFEPNETGKGFEFVDEIKGGVVPQEYRPAVMKGIRETLEGGVIAGYPVVDVKATLYDGSYHDVDSSELAFSLAGSIAAREGIKQANPILLEPVMKVEVTTPEDFMGDIIGDLNSRRGRIDAMEDLMGGAKLIKAFVPLANMFGYTSDIRSMSQGRAASTMELAQYEEVPPNVAQEIIEKRNK from the coding sequence ATGGCAGAGACGCATGTTCCGCTAAAGAATTTTAGAAATATTGGTATTATTGCCCATATTGACGCCGGTAAAACGACGACAACTGAGGGTATTTTGTACCGCACTGGCTTGACGCATAAGATCGGTGTGGTTCGTGGTGAAGGTGACGGTGCTACCACCGACTGGATGGCACAGGAGAAAGAGCGTGGTATTACTATTACGTCAGCTGCTGTGACTTGTTTCTGGAAAGATCATAAGATTAACATCATCGACACCCCAGGACACATCGACTTTACCGCCGAGGTTGAGCGTAGTTTGCGCGTGCTTGACGGTGCAGTTACGGTCTTTGACGGTAAGATGGGTGTTGAGGCTCAGTCTGAAACTGTTTGGCGTCAGGCCAATAAGTATGGCGTGCCACGTATTTGTTTCGTTAACAAGATTAATCAGACAGGTGGCGACTTTTACAAATCTCTTGAGTCAATTCACAACCGTTTGAGCAAGCAGGCTTTCCCGGTTCACTTGCCAATCGGTTTTGAGAAGACCATCAACGGTGTTGTCGACTTGATTGACATGAAGGCTTACACCTACGACGACTACACAGACCACGAGCTTAAAGTTGGCGAAATTCCAGCTGATATGCTTGAAAAAGCTAAGAATGCACGTTCTCTATTGGTCGAAAATGCTGTTGAAGCCGACGACGAATTGATGATGAAGTTCTTGGATCAAGGCGAGGACGCTATTACTGTTGATGAGCTGAAAATGGCTCTGCGCAAGCGCGTTTTGGCTGGTGACTTTTATCTAGTTACCGGTGGTGACGGTCGCGGTGTGATCGTTGAGAAGCTGCTTGACTTGATGGTTGACTTCTTGCCAAGTCCACTAGACGTTGATGAAATTTGGGGTAAGAATCCAAAGACTGGTGATGAAGTTAGTCGCAAACCATCAGATAAAGAGCCTTTGTCTGCTTTGGCGTTTAAGATTGCTGCCGACCCATTTGTTGGTAAGTTGATCTTCGTTCGTGTCTATTCTGGTGTTTTGACCTCAGGAAGCTACGTTCTTAATACGACAACTGGTGAAAAAGAGCGAATTGGACGAATCGTTCGTATGTTTGCTGACAAGCGTGAAGAAATTAGCAAGGTTGAAGCTGGTGACATCGCTGCTGTGGTTGGCTTAAAGTCTACTGCGACTGGTAACACGTTAGCAGACGTAGCTCATCCAATTGCTCTTGAGTCAATTGAATTCCCAGAACCACCAGTATCGATTGCTGTTGAGCCAAAGTCAAAGGCTGACCAAGAAAAGATGGCGTTGGCATTGCAGCGCTTGGCCGAGGAAGATCCAACTTTCCGAATTCACACAGACGAAGAAACAGGTCAGACAATTATGTCAGGAATGGGTGAGTTGCACCTGGATATCCTTATTGACCGTATGAAGCGTGAATTTAAGGTTGAAGCCAACATCGGTGAACCTCAGGTTGCCTTCCGCGAAAGCATTAAAGGTCGTTCTGAAGTTCAAGGTAAGCACGCCAAGCAGTCTGGTGGTCGCGGTCAATATGGTGACGTATGGGTGCGCTTTGAGCCAAATGAGACTGGTAAGGGCTTTGAATTTGTTGATGAAATTAAGGGTGGTGTGGTTCCTCAGGAATATCGCCCAGCTGTAATGAAGGGTATTCGTGAAACATTGGAAGGCGGTGTTATTGCCGGTTATCCAGTTGTTGACGTTAAGGCTACACTGTACGATGGTTCATACCACGATGTCGACTCCTCAGAATTGGCCTTCTCATTGGCAGGTTCGATAGCTGCTCGTGAAGGTATTAAGCAGGCTAACCCAATCTTGCTTGAGCCAGTTATGAAGGTTGAAGTTACTACACCTGAAGATTTCATGGGCGACATCATCGGCGACCTTAACTCACGCCGTGGACGCATCGATGCGATGGAAGATTTGATGGGTGGCGCTAAGCTGATTAAGGCCTTTGTGCCATTAGCAAATATGTTCGGCTACACATCAGACATTCGCTCAATGTCTCAGGGTCGCGCCGCTTCAACGATGGAATTGGCTCAATACGAGGAAGTTCCACCAAACGTTGCGCAAGAGATTATCGAAAAGCGAAATAAATAA
- the rpoC gene encoding DNA-directed RNA polymerase subunit beta' encodes MVNSAFNATGISDFDAVRLAVASPEDILKWSYGEVLKPETINYRTQKPERDGLFCERIFGPVKDINPHDSKLKGVRSREAAVDKNGELVTKSIVRRERMGHIQLAVPVAHIWFMRGTPSAMSQLLGMTVRNIEKIVYFATYVILNVDETTRDQYLADLEAETDLARKAIKIRYEKMAEEDGADVKQLAKEQSREVEELEEAYVGKKTQLESLNFGALISESEYRNLPEEYDELIEVGMGASAVKELLDKIELPKLIAELTEEAETAKGQRQKKLLKRLKMLESMEAAGIKPSSLCMTVLPVIPPDLRPMVALSGGRFATSDLNDLYRRIINRNNRLKKLIELNAPEVIQRNEKRMLQEAVDALIDNSASRGRAVSSTGGRRSLKSLSDMLKGKQGRFRQNLLGKRVDYSGRSVIVVGPKLKIHQCGLPKQMALELFKPFVISWLIKNEFAHNIRSASRLIEAGEAVVWDALDSAIEGKYVLLNRAPSLHRLSIQAFQPVLVEGKAIQLHPLVCAGFNADFDGDQMAVHLPLSKEAQAEARELMSATANLLKPADGAPVLHISQDIVLGNYYLTYDKPQAQTDKVKTYSSVYEAEMAYDNGVIQLQTPIRIFAKGKMRETTLGRVFFNEILPEDFPYDNNVQTKKQLKKVLAQIFNKYGAEETAKIADRMKGQAFRFATVAAVSTGMTDYVHFEEIPQFVAEGDAKAALISEQFDQGLITEEERYNLTVSAWRNVDNKITAFLKDQLAHMDTSISMMVNSGARGDISNVKLASAMIGVQMDATNHEIELPIRSSYTGGLSSLEAFIATRGARKGLIDTALKTADSGYLTRRLVDVAQDVFTVEDTDGDDEGYAIYRSETEETMIDFSNRLAGRYAAETIPGHVNKNELITREIADSIDDDESIESVKIQSVLSTNNLNGIPQRSYGIDMSTGKLVGNHQPVGVIAAQSVGEPGTQLTLRTFHNSGVAGGDITQGLPRVEELFEARTPKGQAFITEVAGLVDVWEDGKKYIVQITPESGKVERLPLEGRTVVVKAGSSVKAGDVLATGESDTRPLIAPFDGVVEVAEDTLVIAAEAGSPTRYEIPGNMQLVVKANDVVEAGDRLTTGSLNLHDLMRLKGVEATQRYIINEVLRIYAAQGQDVADKHLEIIVRQMFSRVQIEDAGDSEFVTGDIVSKAAVVNANKQLAAEGKNLISYTQLLLGITKVSIWSDSWLSAASFQDTTRVLINAAVSGRADHLHGLKENVIIGRKIPVGTGAVEEDEEFEAPSEDEFSEEEIAV; translated from the coding sequence ATGGTAAATTCTGCATTTAACGCAACGGGCATCAGCGATTTTGACGCGGTTCGTTTGGCGGTAGCTAGCCCAGAAGATATTCTGAAATGGAGCTACGGCGAAGTTTTGAAGCCAGAAACAATTAACTATCGCACACAAAAGCCAGAGCGCGACGGATTGTTCTGTGAGAGAATCTTTGGTCCGGTTAAGGACATCAATCCGCACGACTCAAAGCTTAAGGGTGTACGTTCACGCGAAGCTGCTGTCGATAAGAATGGCGAATTGGTCACTAAGTCAATCGTTCGTCGTGAGCGAATGGGGCACATTCAATTGGCAGTTCCAGTTGCACACATTTGGTTTATGCGCGGCACTCCAAGTGCAATGAGCCAGCTACTTGGCATGACGGTTCGCAATATTGAGAAAATCGTTTACTTTGCAACTTACGTCATCTTAAACGTTGACGAAACAACTCGTGATCAATATTTGGCAGATTTGGAAGCGGAAACTGATTTGGCTCGCAAGGCTATCAAAATCCGCTACGAAAAAATGGCTGAAGAAGATGGCGCTGACGTTAAGCAACTAGCTAAAGAGCAGAGCCGTGAAGTTGAGGAGTTGGAGGAAGCTTACGTTGGCAAGAAAACTCAATTGGAAAGCTTGAATTTTGGTGCTTTGATCTCAGAGAGCGAATATCGCAACTTGCCAGAAGAATATGACGAATTGATCGAAGTTGGCATGGGTGCTAGTGCGGTCAAAGAACTCTTGGACAAGATTGAGTTGCCAAAACTCATTGCTGAGTTGACAGAGGAAGCTGAGACTGCGAAAGGTCAACGACAGAAGAAGTTGCTAAAGCGCTTAAAGATGTTGGAGAGTATGGAAGCTGCTGGCATTAAGCCGTCAAGCCTATGTATGACCGTTCTGCCGGTGATTCCTCCGGATCTTCGTCCAATGGTGGCGTTGTCTGGTGGTCGATTTGCGACATCTGACTTGAATGACTTGTACCGCCGAATCATTAACCGCAACAACCGCTTGAAGAAGTTGATTGAGCTTAATGCGCCAGAAGTTATTCAGCGCAATGAAAAGCGCATGCTTCAGGAAGCTGTTGACGCTTTGATTGACAATTCAGCATCTCGCGGTCGTGCGGTTAGCTCGACTGGCGGTCGCCGTAGCTTGAAGAGTTTGAGTGATATGCTAAAGGGTAAGCAAGGTCGCTTCCGTCAGAACCTTCTTGGTAAGCGTGTTGACTATTCTGGCCGCTCGGTTATCGTGGTTGGTCCAAAGTTGAAAATCCATCAGTGTGGGCTACCAAAGCAGATGGCTCTGGAATTGTTTAAGCCATTCGTGATTAGCTGGTTGATTAAGAATGAATTTGCGCACAATATTCGCTCGGCTTCACGTCTAATTGAAGCTGGTGAAGCGGTAGTTTGGGACGCGCTGGACTCAGCAATTGAAGGTAAGTACGTTCTACTTAACCGCGCACCAAGTTTGCACCGTTTGTCAATTCAAGCCTTCCAGCCAGTTTTGGTTGAGGGAAAAGCTATTCAGTTGCATCCGCTAGTTTGTGCCGGATTTAACGCCGACTTCGATGGTGACCAGATGGCTGTTCACTTGCCGCTATCAAAAGAGGCTCAGGCTGAAGCTCGTGAATTGATGAGCGCAACTGCCAACTTGTTGAAGCCTGCTGATGGTGCGCCAGTGCTGCATATTTCGCAGGACATCGTGCTCGGTAACTATTACTTGACTTACGACAAGCCACAAGCTCAGACTGATAAGGTTAAAACTTACAGCTCTGTTTACGAAGCAGAAATGGCTTACGACAATGGCGTAATTCAATTGCAAACTCCAATTCGCATCTTTGCAAAGGGTAAAATGCGTGAAACAACTTTGGGTCGTGTCTTCTTCAATGAGATTCTGCCTGAAGATTTTCCATACGATAATAATGTCCAGACTAAAAAGCAGCTTAAGAAAGTGCTGGCGCAAATCTTTAACAAGTACGGTGCCGAAGAAACTGCTAAGATTGCAGACCGCATGAAGGGTCAAGCTTTTCGCTTTGCTACGGTTGCGGCTGTGTCGACTGGTATGACCGACTACGTCCACTTTGAGGAAATTCCTCAGTTTGTGGCTGAAGGTGACGCTAAGGCGGCTTTGATTTCTGAGCAATTCGACCAAGGTTTAATTACTGAGGAAGAGCGATATAACTTGACGGTTAGCGCATGGCGAAACGTCGACAATAAGATTACAGCATTCCTGAAAGACCAATTGGCACACATGGACACCAGTATTTCTATGATGGTTAACTCTGGTGCTCGTGGTGATATTTCCAACGTGAAGTTGGCGAGCGCGATGATTGGTGTTCAGATGGACGCAACCAACCATGAGATTGAGCTTCCAATTCGCAGCTCTTACACGGGCGGTTTGTCTAGCCTTGAGGCCTTTATCGCAACTCGTGGTGCACGTAAGGGTCTTATTGACACGGCTCTTAAGACTGCCGACTCGGGTTACTTGACTCGTCGTTTGGTTGACGTTGCACAAGACGTCTTTACCGTTGAAGATACTGATGGCGACGATGAAGGTTACGCAATTTACCGATCAGAAACCGAAGAGACAATGATTGACTTCTCAAACCGTTTGGCTGGTCGTTATGCTGCTGAAACAATTCCAGGTCACGTCAATAAGAACGAATTGATCACGCGTGAAATCGCAGATTCAATTGATGACGACGAAAGCATTGAAAGCGTTAAGATTCAGTCCGTATTATCAACAAACAACCTTAACGGTATTCCACAGCGAAGTTACGGTATTGATATGTCGACTGGTAAATTGGTTGGCAATCATCAGCCAGTCGGTGTTATCGCCGCTCAGTCGGTCGGTGAGCCTGGTACTCAGTTGACGCTTCGTACCTTCCACAACTCTGGTGTTGCTGGTGGTGATATTACTCAAGGTTTGCCTCGTGTTGAAGAATTGTTTGAAGCACGCACACCAAAGGGTCAGGCATTCATTACGGAAGTTGCTGGTTTGGTTGACGTTTGGGAGGATGGCAAGAAGTACATCGTTCAAATTACACCAGAATCTGGCAAGGTTGAGCGATTGCCATTAGAAGGACGAACCGTTGTGGTTAAGGCTGGCTCAAGTGTTAAGGCTGGCGATGTCTTGGCAACTGGCGAGAGCGACACTCGACCTTTGATCGCGCCATTTGATGGTGTAGTCGAGGTTGCTGAAGATACTTTAGTGATTGCCGCAGAAGCCGGTTCACCAACTCGTTATGAAATCCCAGGCAATATGCAGTTGGTCGTTAAGGCAAACGATGTTGTCGAAGCTGGTGATCGATTGACAACTGGATCGTTGAACTTGCACGATTTGATGCGACTTAAGGGTGTTGAGGCAACTCAGCGCTATATCATCAACGAAGTTCTGCGAATCTATGCTGCTCAGGGTCAGGACGTGGCTGACAAGCATTTGGAGATCATTGTTCGACAGATGTTTAGTCGCGTGCAAATCGAAGATGCTGGTGATAGTGAATTCGTGACTGGCGACATCGTTTCTAAGGCCGCTGTGGTCAATGCAAATAAGCAATTGGCTGCTGAAGGTAAGAACTTGATTAGCTACACACAATTGCTACTTGGTATCACAAAGGTGTCAATCTGGAGTGACTCATGGCTATCGGCTGCATCCTTCCAGGATACTACTCGCGTGCTGATCAACGCTGCCGTATCTGGTCGAGCTGACCACTTGCATGGTTTGAAGGAAAACGTCATCATCGGCCGCAAGATTCCAGTAGGAACCGGCGCTGTCGAAGAAGATGAAGAATTCGAAGCACCGAGCGAAGACGAATTCAGTGAAGAAGAAATCGCTGTTTAG
- the rpsL gene encoding 30S ribosomal protein S12 — translation MPTINQLVRKPRQTAKKKSKSPALGRIHNALKTRYYDQNAPLKRGVCVRVTTKTPKKPNSALRKVARVKLNNGYEVWAYIGGEGHNLQEHAVVLIRGGRVPDLPGVRYHIVRGALDLQGVNNRKKGRSKYGTKKGDK, via the coding sequence ATGCCAACAATCAACCAATTGGTGCGCAAACCGCGCCAAACGGCTAAGAAAAAGTCCAAGTCGCCAGCACTAGGTCGTATTCATAACGCCCTAAAAACACGTTATTACGACCAGAATGCACCGCTTAAGCGTGGTGTTTGTGTGCGTGTGACGACTAAGACGCCAAAGAAACCAAACTCAGCTTTGCGTAAAGTTGCTCGTGTTAAGTTGAATAACGGCTATGAAGTTTGGGCGTACATCGGTGGCGAAGGTCACAACTTGCAGGAGCACGCTGTGGTCTTGATCCGCGGTGGTCGTGTGCCTGACCTTCCGGGTGTGCGTTATCACATCGTACGCGGTGCGCTTGACCTTCAAGGTGTCAACAACCGTAAGAAGGGCCGCTCTAAGTACGGTACAAAGAAAGGGGATAAATAA
- a CDS encoding S1 family peptidase yields MNQKSMKKLKIAAIVLGAVFLISVIVGLIVVNNNRSSGVSKTAKKKIQKIFAEEDAKNSQKVVSKYGYSIRYDKSIFTGEGHVLNKDSNEKQYSATTYADDELKESRAYAILKLNFKKSSEKSKDDEKFSFTKIMPEFSIVTSRKSNYFDRSTMPEEYKDTKKYSDLDLMLQGDINKLKKNDPNAKYHTSDVEISGLKFKKLVVDYGSTIDGSWRKTGEKISYLTVQNNRPYWISVFALSKNSYMQPYIDQMESLVSRVTFQKPDNSYFIATSQDNFSTSTASATIAKSETKSDTKAENFSEDKDTTNTLDELDEDSVIKVVARNQIATVRVGTFRCADMIYTAQNGASMQLNGLCTGGIGSGSIVSDDGYIATNGHVTEVSNQSMIRGVRTEDHWNRYLRFVMDAGYVTRDTLRDLVNKARNGDQGAQAAIMGFIDQVPDSSIRSQNDRYDYVIQTSSEPIARDDDGSGDMKWKKTKTNIPAKKIDAEVDLRGRGLDLKSDKSDVAILKVEGRFPAVDLGDSSKISKGDRITAIGYPAIVDGGTNTKKSKTVPTVTQGDVSGSTSDAGGHKLFSMSTQIAAGNSGGPAFDNNGKQVGLNTYGGSACANSGKSNNSCFGRGIFRDIADLKTMAKKNNVTLSASGELTKLWKDGLNDFSQGKYSQAKAKFEQLDSKYPGNYLVAKMIEVASNTPDETTESESPGDKPSVSESKDDTIVVIVVVAILSTGVLFVTVSIIAIAVSLRNRRKMNAYPYPVTGQFPQQPQYPQQPHQQPIPPQQQYPQQNYYQHQPGQYPPTYAQLPIEQPPANYPPAAPAQSDNESKNPPAQS; encoded by the coding sequence ATGAATCAGAAGTCAATGAAGAAATTAAAAATTGCAGCCATCGTTTTGGGTGCGGTTTTCTTGATCTCCGTTATAGTTGGTCTAATTGTTGTTAATAATAACCGCTCTTCCGGAGTTAGTAAAACCGCAAAAAAGAAGATCCAGAAGATCTTTGCAGAAGAGGATGCTAAGAATTCACAGAAGGTCGTTTCCAAATATGGCTATTCGATTCGATACGACAAGAGTATTTTTACTGGCGAAGGTCACGTCTTAAATAAAGATTCTAATGAAAAGCAGTATAGTGCCACTACGTATGCTGACGACGAGCTGAAAGAGAGCCGCGCTTATGCGATTCTAAAATTGAATTTTAAGAAGAGTTCGGAAAAATCAAAGGATGATGAGAAGTTTTCGTTTACGAAGATTATGCCAGAGTTCTCTATCGTCACTTCTCGTAAGAGTAATTATTTTGATCGCTCGACAATGCCTGAAGAATATAAAGATACAAAGAAGTATTCAGATTTGGATTTAATGCTTCAGGGTGATATTAATAAACTAAAGAAAAATGACCCAAATGCTAAATATCACACTAGCGATGTAGAAATTTCTGGTCTGAAGTTTAAAAAGTTGGTTGTTGATTATGGAAGTACTATTGACGGCAGTTGGCGAAAAACTGGCGAAAAAATTAGCTATCTGACCGTTCAGAACAATAGACCTTATTGGATATCTGTATTTGCATTGAGTAAAAATTCGTACATGCAGCCATACATCGATCAGATGGAAAGTTTGGTTTCTAGAGTTACTTTCCAGAAGCCAGATAATAGCTATTTTATCGCGACTAGTCAGGACAATTTCAGCACAAGTACGGCTTCTGCTACTATAGCTAAATCCGAAACTAAGTCTGATACTAAAGCAGAGAATTTTTCGGAAGATAAAGATACTACAAATACTCTTGATGAGCTGGATGAAGATTCTGTCATTAAGGTGGTGGCGAGGAATCAAATCGCTACAGTTCGAGTAGGAACATTTCGTTGTGCAGATATGATCTATACAGCACAGAACGGTGCTAGTATGCAGCTAAACGGCCTATGTACGGGCGGAATTGGTAGTGGTTCAATAGTTTCTGATGATGGATATATTGCCACAAACGGACATGTTACTGAGGTTTCCAATCAGAGTATGATCAGGGGAGTTAGGACAGAGGATCATTGGAATAGATATTTGCGATTTGTGATGGATGCGGGCTATGTAACTCGAGATACGCTTCGTGACTTGGTAAATAAGGCTCGAAACGGAGATCAGGGCGCACAAGCGGCTATTATGGGATTTATCGATCAAGTTCCTGATAGTAGTATACGTTCGCAGAATGATCGATATGACTATGTCATCCAGACTTCAAGTGAGCCTATTGCTCGCGATGACGACGGGTCGGGTGATATGAAGTGGAAAAAGACAAAGACCAATATTCCAGCTAAGAAAATTGACGCGGAAGTTGATTTGAGGGGGCGTGGACTGGATTTGAAGAGTGATAAGAGTGATGTGGCAATTTTGAAAGTCGAAGGACGTTTTCCAGCTGTGGATCTGGGTGACAGCTCAAAGATATCTAAGGGCGATAGAATAACAGCGATTGGCTATCCAGCAATTGTTGATGGTGGTACGAACACTAAGAAGAGTAAGACTGTGCCGACTGTTACGCAGGGTGATGTTTCTGGCTCGACTAGCGATGCAGGCGGTCATAAATTATTCTCTATGAGTACGCAAATCGCGGCGGGTAATAGCGGTGGTCCAGCATTCGACAACAATGGTAAGCAGGTGGGATTAAATACTTATGGAGGATCGGCTTGTGCTAATAGCGGTAAGAGTAATAATTCCTGCTTCGGAAGGGGGATATTCCGTGATATCGCTGATCTGAAAACTATGGCGAAGAAAAATAATGTCACATTGTCGGCAAGCGGTGAGCTAACTAAACTTTGGAAAGATGGCTTGAATGATTTCTCGCAAGGGAAATATTCTCAAGCAAAGGCAAAGTTTGAGCAATTGGATAGTAAATATCCAGGCAACTATTTGGTTGCAAAAATGATCGAAGTAGCATCTAATACTCCTGATGAAACCACCGAAAGTGAGAGTCCTGGAGATAAGCCTTCGGTAAGTGAATCAAAAGATGACACTATTGTCGTAATTGTGGTCGTAGCGATTCTTTCGACGGGAGTACTATTCGTAACAGTATCGATTATTGCGATTGCAGTTTCTCTCAGAAACCGTCGAAAGATGAATGCTTATCCATATCCTGTCACTGGACAATTCCCGCAGCAGCCTCAATATCCACAGCAGCCACATCAACAACCAATTCCGCCGCAACAACAATATCCGCAACAAAATTACTATCAACATCAACCTGGTCAATATCCGCCAACATACGCGCAGCTGCCTATAGAGCAGCCTCCAGCCAACTATCCGCCTGCGGCACCAGCTCAGAGCGATAACGAGTCTAAAAATCCTCCAGCTCAGAGCTAG
- the rpsG gene encoding 30S ribosomal protein S7 — translation MPRKVTKKLQRELKPDRRYQSVLVQRLINKSMLDGKKLAAERAVYTALETAAKKLDSEDPLAVFEKALKNVSPSFEVKSRRVGGANYQIPFPVQGHRQLHYAFSWLVQAARARSGMPYSQRLALEIVDAYNEAGAAFKKKEDTHKMAEANRAFAHFARG, via the coding sequence ATGCCTCGTAAAGTTACCAAGAAGTTGCAGCGTGAACTTAAGCCTGATCGCCGATACCAAAGCGTGCTGGTTCAGCGTTTGATCAACAAGTCAATGCTAGACGGTAAAAAGTTGGCGGCTGAACGCGCTGTCTACACAGCCCTGGAAACTGCTGCTAAGAAATTGGATTCTGAAGATCCATTGGCAGTGTTTGAAAAAGCATTGAAGAACGTTAGCCCAAGCTTCGAGGTTAAATCTCGCCGCGTTGGTGGTGCTAACTATCAGATTCCATTCCCAGTTCAGGGACATCGACAATTGCACTATGCGTTCAGTTGGTTAGTTCAAGCAGCTCGCGCTCGCAGTGGAATGCCATATTCACAGCGATTGGCACTGGAAATCGTTGACGCTTACAACGAAGCTGGTGCTGCCTTCAAGAAGAAGGAAGACACGCATAAGATGGCTGAAGCTAACCGCGCTTTTGCGCACTTTGCTCGCGGCTAA